The genomic DNA ATTATCGAAAGCATTATAGGAGAATGCAAAAATACATTTCATTATTACCTGCCATTTTGGAACTGCATGATTATATTTATTTGAGATTACCAGGGGCTTATAATTCTACTGGTGGGAAATTTGGTAGTTTAACCGGAGTAATTGAGGTAACAAACAAAAAAAGGATGAAGAAAATAACGTTACCTTTTACGAGTAGAGAGTCTAGTTATAGAATTCCGAGTGGATTTATCTATCCAGTTTTAGCAGCATTTCGTAATTTAGTGAAAAACGATAATAATCGGTGTAGTTGGGTCACTGACCCATTTAAATTGTTTGATGATCTTAAAGTTGATTTAGCTCAAAGAGTAGGAGAACAGGCGAAAGAATTAAGGAATCCGAATAAATTAGGAAAGGATAATGCTACTTGGAGGGGATGTTATGATGTGGTGCAATTAGAGATATTAAAGAAAAATATAAAGTAAGTAACTGTAGTATAATTCACAACAAAACGGGGTATTTATCTCGTTTTGTTTTTTTACCCCTTTTTAAATAAAAAAATCCTCTGAAGTTATCCGGGCTTCAGAGGAAAAATTTGGTTATCAGCCAAAGAAGAATTAAGTGCATAGTGTTGTCTGCGACCGCATAGACCAGGCAAGAAAACGCCAGGTCAATATCGCGATATGGTTCTCTGGAGCTATAAGCCTGGATAAAGTCTCTCCCCTTGATTATCCTTAGCCATTTGGAAGCCAGAGACCATCTGTCTATTGGCCAATGGCTTAAAAAAATTAAAGCAACAATCAGGGGATTGACCGTCCAGAGAAAAAGACAAACACTTATGGTGTAAATGAAGCAATGGAAAGTGCACCAGAGCAAACCGGCCAAACCCTTTTCGGATTTTTTTAGAGCCATTACTTTGCTCTGGAATAAATAGTCACCGGTTAGGTGCCCCAAAACAATTCTGGCAAATAAATCTTCCATTCCCGCCTCCTTTTGGCCATTGATTGAGAATGACTATGCAATATAGCAAAATTAAATTAAAATGTCAATCATTCTCTAAATAACAAAAGCCGCGCTTTGGGCGTGGCTTTTGTTTAAGAAGTATATTAACTGATTGAGTTCAATATAATATTACTCTTTAATTAGAATCGTCTCGGACGATCCTGCACTTTCTGCCTGTGGCAATCACGGCAAAAAAGCGGCCTGTCTCCGCTCGGCTCGAAAGGCAATTCGGTAATCGCGGCCCCGCATTGCGAGCAGGTCCAGTTTCCCTGGTACATCTTCCGGTCGCCGGCGTTGTCTTGATATGACATTTGTTTGGTTTACGTTGATTTTTACTGATGTAAAATGAACGTAAATATTATTAAATTATGATAACAGTATAGCAAAGATATTCGGTTTTGTCAATTCGTTGAATTTTAAGCCGGGTTGGCAAAAGGGCGGCCGGCAAAAACAGCCAGACAAGAAGATTTTTTTCGTGAAAAGAGATAAATTATGGTATAATGGAATAAAGATAAGCAGACCTGAATTTTTAGGAGGGCAAATATAATTTATTAATTTTCGCCACATAAAGTTATGATAAAAGTTAAGCGAGAGGGAGTTATTCTCAAACCCACCAAGAACGATTTTGAAAATAAGTCAGTTTTAAATCCGGGCGTTTACCAGGACGGCGATGACGTCCATATTATTTATCGGGCAACGAACAAAAATTATATTTCTTGCCTCGGTTACGCCAGATTGGAGGGGCCGCTTAAAGTGGCGGAAAGATGGAGCGCTCCTTATTTAGCGCCAAAACATCGCTATGAAAGAAAAGGAGTTGAGGACCCGAGAATTGTTAAAATCGGCAATACTTTTTATTTAACTTATGTTGTCCATGACGGAAAAAACGCCTTGATTGCTTATTCCCACGGCCCGGATTTATTTAAATTAAAAAGAGGGGGAATTATCAGCCCGCAGGTAAGTTATGATGCGATCGGCCGGTTGTTCAAATATTCAAAGTTAAAGGATGATTATTATTTTTTTAAGTCATATTACAAAGATATGGCGGGGCGCGATGTGCTTTTGTGGGACAAAGACGGTTTTTTATTCCCCAAAAAGATTAACAAGAAGTTTGCTCTCGTCCATAGAATTTTGCCCGATATCCAGGTAATTTATTTTAGTAAATTCAGGCAGCTAAAAGATGTTAACTATTGGAAGGGGTATGTAAAAAATTTGTCGGAAAATGTTATTTTGGAGGGGAAGTATGGCTTTGAAGCGAGAAATGTCGGCGGCGGCTGCCCGCCGATAAAAACCGATTTGGGTTGGTTATTGATTTATCATGGCGTGGAGCCGATGAATAAAGGAAGGGTTTACCATGCCGGCGTTGCTTTGCTTGACCTGAAAGACCCGACAAGAATTATAGCCCGTTTGCCTTATCCCCTGTTTTCACCTGACAGGAAATGGGAAAGAGAGGGCCATGTTCACAATGTGGTTTTTCCCACCGGCGCGAGTATTTTTGGAAATCGGCTGTATATTTATTATGGAGCGGCCGACTCTTATATTGCCGTGGCAAGCGTAGGCTTGGAAAGATTGCTTAATGAGCTGATGAAACATAAAGTTAAGGGAAAGAGGCATTAAAAATTTTTTGGGCGGCCATTGAAACGCCATCGGCCGGTGTAAATTAAGAGTTATGAGAAAGTTAAAATATCCTTGCGCGCTTTATGTCGGGACTTTTCCGCCCAGAGAATGCGGGATAGCCACTTTTACCCAAGACTTGACCAATGCCATAGATAGAGGGTTTAATCCCGATTTGAAGAGCAGAATTTTGGCCATAAACAGTAGCGCTACCGCTATTTATAATTACCCCGGCAAAGTTATCATGCAGATTAGCCAGGACGAAATGGAAGATTATTTGTTAAGGGCCAAAGAAATAAATAAATCGCGCAATATCAAACTAGTAAGCATTCAGCATGAATATGGTATTTTTGGCGGAGAGCATGGAAATTATTTGTTGCCTTTCATGGAAATAGTCAAAAAGCCGATTATTACGACTTTTCATACGGTTTTGCCAAAACCTGATAAAAAATTGAAGCGTATCACTCAAGCTGTAATTGAAAGGTCTGATAATGTGGTAGTTATGACCAAGAGCGCCGCGGGAATTTTACAGAGAATATATGATACAAACAAGTCAAAGATTCGCATTATTCCCCATGGCGTTCACCACGTGGCTTTTCCCCTGAAATCGGCAGCTAAACAAAAATTAAATCTGCAAGGCAAAACTATTTTATCAACCTTCGGCATGTTAAACAGGGATAAAGGCCTTGAATACGCCATTAAAGCCCTGCCCGAAGTCGTAAAAAAGTTTCCGGATGTCCTTTACCTGATTCTGGGGGCGACTCATCCGGTTGTCAGGAAACATGAAGGGGAAAAATACAGAAACCAATTAAGGAAAATGATTAGCAGATTAAAGCTGGAAAATTATGTCAAGTTTTATGATAAATATTTAAGTTTAGATGAATTGTTGGATTTTCTTAAAGCTACGGATATTTATATTTCTCCGACTTTAAATCCCGGGCAGGCTGTGAGCGGAACCCTTTCTTACGCCCTGTCCTGCGCTTGTCCGATAATTTCAACGGCGAATCAATACGCCAAGGATACAATTAGCCCGGAAATAGGTTTTTTGGTAAGATTCAAAAATCATAAGGATATTGAAAAATCTTTGTTTTCAATGCTGGAAGACAAAAGGGCGAGGAATGAGATGAGAAAAAGCGCTTATTTTTATTCCCGCCATATGACCTGGCAGAACGTAGCCTTTTCTTATTTTAAAACTTTTAATAATTTTGCCAAAATCGTACCAAGAGAAAAAGGAAAATTGCCGCAGATTAATTTTGACCATATAAGGACCCTTACAGATAAATTTGGCATCATTCAATTCGCCAACCACACCAAGCCGGATCTTAATTCCGGATATTGCCTGGATGACAACTCCAGAGCCTTGCTGGCTAGCGCCATGCTTTATCAAGAGAAGCCGTTAAAAAGTTTTTTGGATTTAATTATTGTTTATTTGAAGTTTGTTAAATTTTGCCAAAAATCCGGCGGCCAGTTTTTTAATTTTATCAGTCGGCATAAAACGGTTATCAATAAATCAACCAGTGAGGATTCTTTTGGCCGGGCCATGTGGGCCATGGGTTATTTGCTTTCAGTCGGGAATCTGCCTGATAACTTAAGAAAAATGGCTTATGTCATTTTCAAGAAGGCTAAAAAAAACATAGCCAGCCTTGAATCACCCCGGGCTATCGCTTTTACCATAATCGGGCTGGCGTACGCCCAAGGGCAAATTTCTGGCAGAAAACCGGCGGGCAATAACTATAAAAAAGAATATGGGGAGAATTTGAACCAACTGAAAAAAATGGCTGATAAGCTGGTCAGAAAATATAATCAGCAAATTGCCAAACCAAAAAATATAGCCAAGAAATGGTTTTGGTTTGAGGATTATTTGACTTATTCAAATTTTAAGATGCCGGAGTCATTGCTTTGCGCCTTTGCGGCGACCGGCGACAAACGATATTTAAAGGTGGCGGAAAAAGCCTTAAAATTTTTACTTCCGATTCATTTTGAGAAAAGTTATTTTTCCGCTATCGGGCAGAATGGCTGGTATTTTTGCGACGGCAAGCGCGCTTACTTTGACCAGCAGCCGGAAGATACTTCTTCGGCCGTTGAAGCCTTGGTTAAAGCTTATGAAATAACCAAGAGAAAAGATTACGCCGAAAAGGCAAAAATCGCCTTTAATTGGTTTCTGGGAAGAAATTATTTGAGCCAAATGGTTTATGACGAAGCTACGGGGGGTTGCTATGACGGATTGGGCAAACATTCGCTGAATTTTAACCAGGGAGCCGAATCAACCATTTCTTACCTTTTGGCCCGGCTGGCAATCGGAAGAATTAAATTATTTTAAATAACAATTAAAATTATATTTATGGATAAAAAAAGAGAAGCCTATTTGAAAGCAATTGAAGTTTTGGCTAGTTGTTCCAAGCCAAACGGCTTTTACGCTTCCGGCCTGCCCGGCGGGTATGAGGCGGTTTGGGCGCGCGACAGCATGGT from Patescibacteria group bacterium includes the following:
- a CDS encoding DUF3307 domain-containing protein; amino-acid sequence: MEDLFARIVLGHLTGDYLFQSKVMALKKSEKGLAGLLWCTFHCFIYTISVCLFLWTVNPLIVALIFLSHWPIDRWSLASKWLRIIKGRDFIQAYSSREPYRDIDLAFSCLVYAVADNTMHLILLWLITKFFL
- a CDS encoding pesticidal protein Cry7Aa, with product MIKVKREGVILKPTKNDFENKSVLNPGVYQDGDDVHIIYRATNKNYISCLGYARLEGPLKVAERWSAPYLAPKHRYERKGVEDPRIVKIGNTFYLTYVVHDGKNALIAYSHGPDLFKLKRGGIISPQVSYDAIGRLFKYSKLKDDYYFFKSYYKDMAGRDVLLWDKDGFLFPKKINKKFALVHRILPDIQVIYFSKFRQLKDVNYWKGYVKNLSENVILEGKYGFEARNVGGGCPPIKTDLGWLLIYHGVEPMNKGRVYHAGVALLDLKDPTRIIARLPYPLFSPDRKWEREGHVHNVVFPTGASIFGNRLYIYYGAADSYIAVASVGLERLLNELMKHKVKGKRH
- a CDS encoding glycosyltransferase, producing MRKLKYPCALYVGTFPPRECGIATFTQDLTNAIDRGFNPDLKSRILAINSSATAIYNYPGKVIMQISQDEMEDYLLRAKEINKSRNIKLVSIQHEYGIFGGEHGNYLLPFMEIVKKPIITTFHTVLPKPDKKLKRITQAVIERSDNVVVMTKSAAGILQRIYDTNKSKIRIIPHGVHHVAFPLKSAAKQKLNLQGKTILSTFGMLNRDKGLEYAIKALPEVVKKFPDVLYLILGATHPVVRKHEGEKYRNQLRKMISRLKLENYVKFYDKYLSLDELLDFLKATDIYISPTLNPGQAVSGTLSYALSCACPIISTANQYAKDTISPEIGFLVRFKNHKDIEKSLFSMLEDKRARNEMRKSAYFYSRHMTWQNVAFSYFKTFNNFAKIVPREKGKLPQINFDHIRTLTDKFGIIQFANHTKPDLNSGYCLDDNSRALLASAMLYQEKPLKSFLDLIIVYLKFVKFCQKSGGQFFNFISRHKTVINKSTSEDSFGRAMWAMGYLLSVGNLPDNLRKMAYVIFKKAKKNIASLESPRAIAFTIIGLAYAQGQISGRKPAGNNYKKEYGENLNQLKKMADKLVRKYNQQIAKPKNIAKKWFWFEDYLTYSNFKMPESLLCAFAATGDKRYLKVAEKALKFLLPIHFEKSYFSAIGQNGWYFCDGKRAYFDQQPEDTSSAVEALVKAYEITKRKDYAEKAKIAFNWFLGRNYLSQMVYDEATGGCYDGLGKHSLNFNQGAESTISYLLARLAIGRIKLF